The uncultured Roseibium sp. DNA segment CATCGACAAGGAGGCTCAAGATAAATACGAATACTATAGGTACGTTGACGACATCCTGATTATCTGCAAGACGGAGAATGCCCAAGCTAACCTTGACTTCATGATGAAAAGGTTGGCCAAGGTTGGGCTGACTTGCCATGAGCCGACTCCCGGTAGCAAGACAAAGATAGAGCCCCTTTCAAAAGGTGTGGACTACCTTGGATATCGCCTCACACCGAACAAGGTCTCGATCAGACGAAGCTCTTACCGAAACATCATGGAGAAGCTGGTGTCTGTCGCCACGGCAGCGAAATACAAGCCCTCCTATCGCCGCCAAATTCGGCGTCTAAACCTAAAAATCACAGGATGTTACGTGAACGGAAAGCGATACGGCTCGATGTTCTACTTTTCGATGATTGATGACAAAGAGCAGCTTATGCGGCTGGACCGCTTTGTAGATCGCCTGTGGAAGAAGGTAGGTTTTCAAAAATATGGAAAACCAAAGACATTCATCAAAACATTCCACGAGATAAAATATAATCTCGCGGCAACTAAATATATCCCGCGTTTTGATGATTATACCATAGAGCAAATGATGCAATTTATCGCTGACCTCGAAGCTAGAGAGCTTGCAGAAGTCCAAACCTGGACCGAGGAAAGAATACGGAAGACATTCAAACGCCACGTCAAAAGAGAAGTGAACGACCTACTTAAAGACATGACACCCACAAGTTAGTAAGCCTAACTGGTGGCGATTTTCACAAGATGGCAGTCACATTGGAAAAATATGGTTTTAGAGATTGTTATTTAAGTAATTAAAAGTTAATATTAGTTCATATTCGTTAAATATCTTAGATAAAAAGCAAGATTTCTCCATTTTTAAAGACAACAGCTATGTTCGCTCCAGACCAGCTCGAGAGGCTTCGTATTTGAACCAAACAGGTCCGCTAATTTTCTAACTGCGCTAACAGCAGACTTTCGGCAAGAGGCCTCACTCCGGTCATTAATCGCAGTAGCAGCGAACCACTAACCTTGGCCTTTGCTCCCTCTCCTCAGCCCCCAGCCCCACTCAACCCCGACTTCTCATAGGTCGGGTTCAGCCGGCTCAAGAGATACTCATCCCCCCGGATCGGCGGATACTTCGCCGGGTTGTCTTCGCTTGAACAGCCCGGCAGGCATTCGACGATGGCGTCGGGGTCGGGGTCGAGGAAGAAGGGCACGGAGTAGCGTTCGCGGCCGGAGAGGTTGACCACCCGGTGCGGGGTGGAGACGTAGAGGTCGTTGGTCCAGCGCATCAGGCAGTCGCCGATGTTGCAGACGAAGGTATCGGGGATATAGGGCGCCGCCAGCCAGTCGCCGTTGCGGGTGCGCACTTCCAGGCCGCCGGCGTCGTCGGTGGCAAGCAGGGTGACGCAGCCGTAGTCGGTGTGTTCGCCGGCCCCGAGCTGGCCTTCCTCGATGTCCACCGGGATTTCCGGGTAGTGCAGCAGGCGCAGGGTCGCCAGCGGGCGGTCGAGCTTGTCGTTGAAATAATCCACCGGCAGGCCGAGTTCGGTGGCAAACGCCGTGTGCAGGGTGCGGCCCAGGGCCCACATGGCGTTGTAATACTCCAGCATGAGCTCCTTGAAGCCGGGCAGGTCCGGCCACAGGTTGAGCGCCCGGAGCGGTGCCTTGTTCACGATCTCCGGATCGTCGGGCGCGAGATCGAGGCCGATGTTGTAGCCTTCCTTCAGGTCCGGCGCCTTGGTCGGGTCGAGGGACTCGCCCTTCATCGGCACGTAACCGCGGTTTCCCGTGTCGGCGGAATAGGCGGACTTCATCTTCAGCTCGTCCGGGCTTTCGAAGAAGGTCTGCGCCATGGCGAAGACATCCGCGCGCAGCTTGGCGGGCACGCCGTGGCCGGAGAGATAGAAGAAGCCGATGCCGCGGCAGGCTTCGCCGATCTTTTCGGCAACCGCCTTGCGCCCCGCCTCACCACCTTCGAACAGCGGGGTCAGGTCGATAACGGGAATGGTGTCGGTCATGGTCGTTTCCTTACCTATTGTCTCTGTCTCAGGCCGCAAGGGCAGCGTCGATTTCGGTTGCCCACTCGGCGCGCCATTGGCGTTTGGTGGTCTCGTCCAGCCAGGAGGCGTCCAGGCTGGTCAGGATCGCGGTTTTCAGGTCTTCCATAGAAAAGCCGAGATCCGAATGCGCCAGTTCGAACTCGCGGCCCAGGTCGGTGTCAAACATGGGCGGATCGTCTGAGTTGATCGTGACGGCCAGTCCCGCCTCCTTCATCCGCCGGATCGGATGGTCGGGCGCGGCGAGATTGCGCCAGCTGGTGGTGTATTTTGTGGTCGAGGGGCAGCAGGTGAAGGCGATGCCTTCGTCGCGGCAGCGGGTCATCAGCGCCGGATCGTCGACGATGTTGTAGCCGTGGTCGATTCGGTCCACCTTCAGGGCGTCGATCGAGCCGGCGATATAGGCCGCCGGCCCGCTTTCGCCCGCATGGGCAGTCAGCCGCAGCCCGGCCTGTCCCGCGCGGGCGAAGACAGCGGCGAAGGGTTCGGGCGGAAACGGCGCCTCGTTGTAGTCGAGGCCGAGGCCGATGACGTCGTCGCCCCGGTTCGCGAGCACCTCGTCCAGGTAGGCTTCGCCGGCGGCGGGCCCAAGCTCGCGGTTCATGCCGGGAATGATGCGCGAAAGAATTGAAAAATCTGTCTCCGCGTCGGCCATGCCCTTGCGGATGCCCTCGAACTGGCGGGCGAAAGGGACGTCTTTATGGGCGTGCGGGCTGATGAAGAATTCGATGTAGCGGCAGCCGTTCTCGGCCGCCGATTGCAGCATCTCGTAGGTGATGCGGCGGAAGTCGTCGACAGTGACGATGCTGTCGGAAATCGCGCCGTAGACGGCGAGGAAGTCCATCAGGTTGGCGTAGGAATAAAGGTCCTCGACCTTGTCGCACTCCGGCAGCGCCACGCCGTTCTTCTTCGCCAGGTCCATGGCCGTTCCCGGCAGGATCGCGCCTTCCAGGTGGATGTGGATCTCCGCCTTGGGAAGCTTTTTCATGAGGTCCGTTACGGTCATTCTCCCCTCCCCGTCAAGTCGCCGGTGCCGACGGGGCCGTGCCGCCAATCCAGACGTTGGTGATGTTCGGCCGGCTGGCCGTATAGACGATCTTCTGCAGGATCTCGTCGCCCGCATGCAGCTCCGGCCACAGGCGCAACCCGCCGAGCGGGGCTGCCGGGTCGATCAGCACGGCATCGAAGTGACAGCCAGGCTCGAAACGGCCGACCGGCAGGCCGAGTGCCGCACCACCGCCCGCCGTTGCCAGATGGAAGGCGGTGCGGAAGTCGATGCGGGTGTCGCTCCGGGTGGAGCGTTCCTCGGGTGCGAGGTCCGGATCGGTGCCCGATTCCAGCATGCGCGAGGCCATGATTGCCGCGCGGGCGCTTTCAAACATGGTGCCGGCGGGCCCGCCGGAAATGTCGGTGCCGAGGCCCACATGCAGGCCTTTTTCCAGCGCCGCCTTCAGCGGAAACACCGCACCGGCAAAGTAGGCGTTGGAGAGCGGGCAATGGGCGACGGCGGCCTCGCGGACTTTGATCCGCTCCATGTCGGCGGCGGAGATGAAATTGGCGTGGCCGAGCACGCTGCCCTTTCGCAACAGGCCGAACCGGTCGAGACTTTCGGTATCGCTGACGCCGTGGCGGGCCAGCACGTAGCCGTGCTCCCAGTCGCTTTCCGAACAATGGGTCTGGACGTGGCAGTCGTGGGCTTGTGCCAGAGCTCCCAGTTCGGTGAGCAGGTCGTCTGTGCAGGAGGGAATGAAGCGCGGCGTGACCACAGGCAGGACCCGGTTCTCGCCATTGTCCGGATGGCTGCGGATATGCTCGATCAGGCACGCGGTGCCGGCAACGGCGGCCTCGACGCTTTCGTCGCGGTAATAGTCCGGGCAGCTTTCCGGATCGTCCATGGCGACCTTGCCGATCAGCGCCCGCTGGCCGGCCTCGATGCAGATGTCGGCAAGCTGCCGGTTCGCCTCGTCATGGATGGTGCCGTAATAGACCGCCGTCGTCGTACCGCAGGCGACCAGATCGCCGACCAGCAGCGAATAGGCGTGCCGGGCGAAGGCGGTGTCCGCATAGCGCGCCTCGATCGGAAAGGTGTATTTCTGCAGCCAGACTTCCAGCGGCACGTCGAGCGCGTTGCCGAGCTGGGGATATTGCGGCGCGTGGATGTGCAGGTCGACGAAGCCGGGCAGCAGAAAGGTGCCCGCAGGCAGTTCCAGCAGGGTGCCATCCGCCCGCGCCGCGGCCAATCGGGCGGCATGGGTTTCGTCGTCCGGGCGGATCACCTCCGCGATCACTCCGTCCGCCCCGACGGCGATCAGGACGTCGTTCAGACACTCCACCTCGCCGCACACCGGCGCGTGAAAACCGCTCGCGCGAACGAGCTTTCCCCGAACTGATATCATGAGCGTCTAGGCCGCCGTGAGCGTTGTCCCGTAAACCAGCCCCTTTTCCTTCAGCCAGCGGCGGTAGGCGATGGAGGAGGCGTCGGCGCGGGTCGGGATTTCCGCGCGCGGTTCCAGCGGCAGCAGCAGCGGCCGCTGGTTTTCCAGGATAATGCGGTCCTGCAGGAAGATGTCGAGCTGAAACGCGATCAGATCCGAAAGAGGCGTGACGTCATCGAGCAGCAGCATCAGCGGATGGGCCTTGCACAGGTCCTCTTCCATGGGCTGCACGAACAGGCAGATCACGTCCCAGCGGTCGTCGGCATTCGGGCAGGTCTTGTAGAGCAGCGTGACGAAGGGGTTGGCGACCCGGTAGATGTAATCCGTCTCGATGGCGCCTTCCGCCGACATGGCGGCCTTGGGCTGCAGGAACTTGCAGTTGGTCGCCCAGACCTCGTCCACGTCACGGCGGATCTCGCAGTCGTAATGCGCCACTTCCGTGTGCGGTTCGGAGCCCAGAATATCGGTGTGGACGAAGGGGAAATGGGCGAGATCGAGGAAGTTCTCCACGATGCGCAGGCCCGAGGATTTCACCGTCACCGCGCCGCAGGCCACATAACGCCGGTCCGTCTCGTCGGCTTCGGGAATGGGAACCACATCCCGCTCCGGTTCGCCGAGCGTCGCCCAGACATAGCCGTAGCGGATCTTCGACGTCACCGGGGTGCCGTCCGTCAGGCTCACGGCCACAGCGTCGTCGGTGGCCTTGGTGATCACGAGGCCGGAGCCGAGCAGCTTCGTCCTGCTCTCGCCAAGGGGCATGTCGGCGGCGCAGCCGATGCAGTACCAGTTGTCGAGCGCTGCCTTTTCCACTGTCTTGCTCATGTTCGTTCCCCTTTCAGAGGCGCCGTCAGGCGTCGTGCAGGCGTTTCATGGTGTCCCGGTGTTCGGCCAGCGCGCCGTCCACGTCGAAACTCGTGAACCGGCCGTCGGCGATCACCTTGACGCCGTTGATGAAGGAATGATCGACCTTGAACGGGCCGCACATGATCAGCGCCGCCAGCGGATCGCGTTCCGCACCCGACATCCCGAGCTGGTGCATGTCCATGGCGATGAAATCCGCGCTCATGCCGGGCGCCAGATAGCCGATGTCGTCGCGGCCGAGCAGTTTCGCCCCGCCCCGCGTCGCCATGGTCAGGGTCTCACGCGCCGACAGTGCCGTCGGCGTGCCGCCGAAACCGCCACGTCCACCGGGCTTTTCCGACAGGTAACGCACTGGGGCGACCCGCTGCAGCAGTTGCCCGAGCCGGGCCTCCAGGAACATGTTGGAGGTGTCGTTGGAGGCGGAGCCGTCGACGCCGAGGCCGACGTTGACACCCGCATCCAGCATTTCGCGCACCCGCATGATGCCGAGACCGCAACGCATATGCGCCGAGGGACAATAGGTGGCGCCGGTGCCGGTGTCGGCGAACAGCCTGATCTCATCGTCGTTGAGGAAGATCGCATGGGCAAACCAGACGTCGTCACCGAGCCAGCCGACGGATTCGGCAAAGCCGACCGAGCGCATGCCGTAGATTTCGTGGCAAAAGACCTCCTCGTCCAGCACCTCGGCGATATGGGAATGCAGACGCACGCCCTCATGCTTGCGCGCAAGGGCGGCCGCATCGCGCATCAGTTCCGGCGTCACCGAGAACGGCGAGCATGGCGCCAGGATGATCCGGCTCATGGAGTGGCGGCTCATGTCGTGATAGGCGCCGATCAGACGTTCGGCATCCTTCAGGATGAAGTCCTCGTCCTCGACGCAATTGTCCGGCGGCAGGCCGCCCTTGCTCTCGCCGCGTGACATGGCCCCGCGCGAGGCATGGAAGCGCAAGCCGATCTCGCGCGCGGCCTCGATGGTGGTGTCGAGCCGGGCGTTGGTGGGCATGACATAGAGATGGTCGGAGCTGGTGGTGCAGCCGGACATCATCAGTTCCGCCATGGAGACGCGGGCGGACACGCGGATGGCGTCGTCGTCAAGCTTGCCCCAGACCGGATAAAGCGCCTTCAGCCAGACGAACAGCGCATCGTCCTGCACCATCACCCGGGTCAGGTTCTGGTACATGTGGTGGTGGGTGTTGACCATGCCCGGCATCACCACGTGATGGGTGAGATCCAGCGTCTCGTCCGCTTCGCGATCCGACAGCTCCGCCGTGGTGCCGACCGCCTCGATGACATTGTCACGGACGAAGAGCGCGCCGTCGGGGATCTCTCTGCCTTCGTCGTCGAAGGTCGCCAGATGGGCGATGTTCTTTACAAGGAGCGTGGGCATGCCTCTACCTCATGTCCCGGTAATAGGGCAGCGCCAGGGCTGCCGGGGCCGCCATGGCCCTGCGCATCTTCTGCCAGGCGAGCACGGGCACGATGATGAAGGCGACGGTGCCGAGATACGGCAGCATGGACAGGAACGCGGGTGCGATCGGCCAGCCGCGCGCCTGGCCGATGAAGCCGAGCGCGGTGATCAGGCCGAACAGCAGGCCGGACAGGGTCGCCATGATCGGCCGGTAGCCGGCGAAGATCACCAGAGCGACCGCGATCCAGCCGCGCCCAGCCACGACCCCGTCCGACCAGGACGGCACGAAGGCGAGCGTCAGATAGGCCCCTGCCCCGGCGGCCAGTGCCGCGCCGATGGTGACATAGGAGAACCGCATGAGGTTGACCGGAATTCCGGCGGCATCGGCGGCGGCCGGGTTCTCGCCGACGGCGCGCATGTTCATGCCGTGGCGAGTGGAAAACATCAGGTAGCTGAAGAAGATCGGCAGGATCAGGTAGATCAGGTAAAATAGAATGTTCTGCGAAAAGAACGCCGGCCCGATGACCGGGATCTGGCTGAGGAGCGGAACCTTGACCGGTTCGAAGGTGACCGGCGCCGGCATGCCGGAATAATTGCGGCCGATGCTCGACGCCAGCCCGGATCCGATCAGCGTGAGCGCCAGGCCGCACAGCACCTGATTGGCGCGCACGATCACGGTGGCGAAGGCGAAGACGGCGCCGAACAGCGCGCCGACGGCGAGCGCCGCCAGAAAGCCGAGGATGGGCGACGGCACCGCCGTCACGGTGGCAATGCCGGTGATCGCACCCATGGCCATCAGCCCTTCCACGCCGAGATTGACCACGCCGACCCGCTCGGCC contains these protein-coding regions:
- a CDS encoding reverse transcriptase/maturase family protein is translated as MTPKKVFDSQFTVENLTAIFHDKVSQSGTVGKDGVHPAAFEKKLDQEIALIRKNVASEKYCFTTYKQRLVLKGAGKAPREISIAGVRDRVCLRALNNSLSEIFKEAKPALAHQHIAEIKAYIKPLSDDYSFVQMDVQDFFPSLRHQELMKRLRSKTRYPKLLSLVAAAVRTSTGASGTNEKGVPQGLSISNVLSSIYMIPIDKEAQDKYEYYRYVDDILIICKTENAQANLDFMMKRLAKVGLTCHEPTPGSKTKIEPLSKGVDYLGYRLTPNKVSIRRSSYRNIMEKLVSVATAAKYKPSYRRQIRRLNLKITGCYVNGKRYGSMFYFSMIDDKEQLMRLDRFVDRLWKKVGFQKYGKPKTFIKTFHEIKYNLAATKYIPRFDDYTIEQMMQFIADLEARELAEVQTWTEERIRKTFKRHVKREVNDLLKDMTPTS
- a CDS encoding 2-oxoglutarate and iron-dependent oxygenase domain-containing protein gives rise to the protein MTDTIPVIDLTPLFEGGEAGRKAVAEKIGEACRGIGFFYLSGHGVPAKLRADVFAMAQTFFESPDELKMKSAYSADTGNRGYVPMKGESLDPTKAPDLKEGYNIGLDLAPDDPEIVNKAPLRALNLWPDLPGFKELMLEYYNAMWALGRTLHTAFATELGLPVDYFNDKLDRPLATLRLLHYPEIPVDIEEGQLGAGEHTDYGCVTLLATDDAGGLEVRTRNGDWLAAPYIPDTFVCNIGDCLMRWTNDLYVSTPHRVVNLSGRERYSVPFFLDPDPDAIVECLPGCSSEDNPAKYPPIRGDEYLLSRLNPTYEKSGLSGAGG
- a CDS encoding 8-oxoguanine deaminase translates to MPTLLVKNIAHLATFDDEGREIPDGALFVRDNVIEAVGTTAELSDREADETLDLTHHVVMPGMVNTHHHMYQNLTRVMVQDDALFVWLKALYPVWGKLDDDAIRVSARVSMAELMMSGCTTSSDHLYVMPTNARLDTTIEAAREIGLRFHASRGAMSRGESKGGLPPDNCVEDEDFILKDAERLIGAYHDMSRHSMSRIILAPCSPFSVTPELMRDAAALARKHEGVRLHSHIAEVLDEEVFCHEIYGMRSVGFAESVGWLGDDVWFAHAIFLNDDEIRLFADTGTGATYCPSAHMRCGLGIMRVREMLDAGVNVGLGVDGSASNDTSNMFLEARLGQLLQRVAPVRYLSEKPGGRGGFGGTPTALSARETLTMATRGGAKLLGRDDIGYLAPGMSADFIAMDMHQLGMSGAERDPLAALIMCGPFKVDHSFINGVKVIADGRFTSFDVDGALAEHRDTMKRLHDA
- the add gene encoding adenosine deaminase, whose translation is MTVTDLMKKLPKAEIHIHLEGAILPGTAMDLAKKNGVALPECDKVEDLYSYANLMDFLAVYGAISDSIVTVDDFRRITYEMLQSAAENGCRYIEFFISPHAHKDVPFARQFEGIRKGMADAETDFSILSRIIPGMNRELGPAAGEAYLDEVLANRGDDVIGLGLDYNEAPFPPEPFAAVFARAGQAGLRLTAHAGESGPAAYIAGSIDALKVDRIDHGYNIVDDPALMTRCRDEGIAFTCCPSTTKYTTSWRNLAAPDHPIRRMKEAGLAVTINSDDPPMFDTDLGREFELAHSDLGFSMEDLKTAILTSLDASWLDETTKRQWRAEWATEIDAALAA
- the guaD gene encoding guanine deaminase, translating into MISVRGKLVRASGFHAPVCGEVECLNDVLIAVGADGVIAEVIRPDDETHAARLAAARADGTLLELPAGTFLLPGFVDLHIHAPQYPQLGNALDVPLEVWLQKYTFPIEARYADTAFARHAYSLLVGDLVACGTTTAVYYGTIHDEANRQLADICIEAGQRALIGKVAMDDPESCPDYYRDESVEAAVAGTACLIEHIRSHPDNGENRVLPVVTPRFIPSCTDDLLTELGALAQAHDCHVQTHCSESDWEHGYVLARHGVSDTESLDRFGLLRKGSVLGHANFISAADMERIKVREAAVAHCPLSNAYFAGAVFPLKAALEKGLHVGLGTDISGGPAGTMFESARAAIMASRMLESGTDPDLAPEERSTRSDTRIDFRTAFHLATAGGGAALGLPVGRFEPGCHFDAVLIDPAAPLGGLRLWPELHAGDEILQKIVYTASRPNITNVWIGGTAPSAPAT
- a CDS encoding ABC transporter permease, with translation MDLLTGLLTTAFLAGAVLALAALGEVLAERVGVVNLGVEGLMAMGAITGIATVTAVPSPILGFLAALAVGALFGAVFAFATVIVRANQVLCGLALTLIGSGLASSIGRNYSGMPAPVTFEPVKVPLLSQIPVIGPAFFSQNILFYLIYLILPIFFSYLMFSTRHGMNMRAVGENPAAADAAGIPVNLMRFSYVTIGAALAAGAGAYLTLAFVPSWSDGVVAGRGWIAVALVIFAGYRPIMATLSGLLFGLITALGFIGQARGWPIAPAFLSMLPYLGTVAFIIVPVLAWQKMRRAMAAPAALALPYYRDMR
- a CDS encoding aromatic ring-hydroxylating dioxygenase subunit alpha; amino-acid sequence: MSKTVEKAALDNWYCIGCAADMPLGESRTKLLGSGLVITKATDDAVAVSLTDGTPVTSKIRYGYVWATLGEPERDVVPIPEADETDRRYVACGAVTVKSSGLRIVENFLDLAHFPFVHTDILGSEPHTEVAHYDCEIRRDVDEVWATNCKFLQPKAAMSAEGAIETDYIYRVANPFVTLLYKTCPNADDRWDVICLFVQPMEEDLCKAHPLMLLLDDVTPLSDLIAFQLDIFLQDRIILENQRPLLLPLEPRAEIPTRADASSIAYRRWLKEKGLVYGTTLTAA